Within Dermacentor albipictus isolate Rhodes 1998 colony chromosome 3, USDA_Dalb.pri_finalv2, whole genome shotgun sequence, the genomic segment CTACAGGAGGACATGTTTTGATTCTGTTATATCCAACAGCCCGTTCCCGCTCTAGCCAGACTCCTCATATGTGTAGCTTAACTCTGTTAGCACGTGTACAGGGCGCTAGCCCCTGCTGCCTGTACATAACCTGTGAAAGCAACCAACATCGACAATAAACGAAGGTAATTAAGACAGCTGTGGACaacgaagaggaagaagaagaagaagcagtgTCTCTTCTGGTCGCGCCATGGCAGATGTGCCTGACCCTTTCGTGTTAAACCGCGAATATAGCAACGACCAGCGATCGCCAACGCTCTCGCGCAGGCCAGACAAGCGTCAACCCGCGTACACCACGAAGTTGGACGCCAATGCAGACGCCAATGCAGACGCCAAGGCAGATGCCAAGGCGGTGGTCATGGCCACCGATATCTCCCGCGACTCGTCCAAGTCCGCCGGTGCCCATATGCGCTCGGCCCAGGCGCACAGCTTCTGGAGCATGTACTACCCCCTCGCGGCGCGCATAAAACCCACGTAAGTGGCAACTCGCAACCGCCGCTAGCTAAATCGCTACATGTTAAAAGTTGATTGTACGCCGCTAAACATGTGTATAAACGCCAATTGCTTCACTAGTAGTGCCGAAAATAAGTATAAGTGCTTCTGACAATCGCACCGAAAATGACTTCACCGGAGAGGAGGGGAGCCTttagggccgtataacgtaaggATCTTacaagcaataaaaacagcgctaaacgacgggacgagtgaagggacacagacaacggcgctgatgtctgtgtcccttcactcgtcccgtcgtttagcgctgtttttattgctcgtaatcatgaaccaacaagcccaaatcttTTGCAGTAAGGATCTTTTTTACTCAATTCTATTTCATTAGTATCATTCCCTCTATTCAATATTTAAATAAGTTTTCGCGGCGGGCCGTGGTACCAACCGTAATGTGGGTGGATTCCGCCGCTTGGACTTCTGACGAAGTGCAACAAGGCATAGAATCGTAATAGAGTCATTACGGTATCCCGGCCTAGGCTAGCGAGTAGTAAAAAACAGCGACAGGCGGCAAGAGATGCAGTGCGATTTCGCACTGCTTATTTTGGTGATGAACGCATCCAGTGgccgtccctgtttgttgcggcGGACTTGGCACAGGCTTGCAGGAATATGTGCCGAAGCTAATGAACACACGCGCAAGAAAggcgagaaaacaaaaaatggaCAGGACAGCGCTACTGTCCTGTCCATTTTCTGTTCCCTCACATTTTGTGAATGTGCTCTTGCGTTTCAAGCTCTTTTCTATTGCGAATATCAGCCAACTAGTTCGATTCACCGTCTTGTGTCGCTTTCTCTGTCTGGGGAGATGGACTGATCGCCTCAGCCACAAGCTTCGGCGTGGCGGCGCATCTGCGCGTAACATCCGTGTCTAATTTGGCTTCGCTACGGAGGTAGCGTGTTTTCTCAGAATTGGACGAAGTGACCGAACAGTCGCGCGAACTACCTATTGTTTGCAGTCGCAGCAAAAGTCGAATCCCTAATTATACAGCGGCGCCGGTGTGATCGCCGCGCAGACGGTACTTCACAGTGACCGACCTGGCGGGAGCCGTGGCCACTATCCTGGCCGCTGGAGTGGTCATCCTGAGCCTGGTTATGATGACCACCGATCTCCCTGGTGACGGAGTGCACCAAGTGCTCGTCAGTGGCCCCTTTGGTCGCGTCCAGGGACTCAGCCTCAAGGTTCTTGGTCACACGGACGTGTACGCCTTCCTGGGGGTGCCGTACGCGCACCCTCCTCTCGGAGAGCTGCGATTCCGGCGCACCTTCCTTGAATACGACTTCGGCCAGGTGCACTGTTTGTGGCCTTGTAATGCTAGGGATCACACTAAACAGGTTTATGGCAGTTAATAACTCTCCAGTAGCACTGCCAACAACAGCTGCCCCCTTTACCGCCTTCTGAAGAGCGTGCACCCTGCATCTATGTTCCTATACGCGGTCCGACCCTGAGGTTCTTCTAGGGAGATAGCTTCTTGTTCGTGTTTTATAGGGTTTTCTTTCGTGCTTCATCATGCGTTATTCATTCAGTGCCAGATCGGGCACTTTCAGAGCGAAACGCCAAGCTGCATAAGAATAACCGATtgcggaaaagaaaagaaaataaagccacCGGCTAGGCTACGAAAGGACTCGCGATGCCAGTGAATGCATTAGCCTGACGAGGAAGTTCTTGGAGGTGGCTGCGATGCTTTGTGAGAACAGGAGAATGCCTAAAGAAAGTACGGGCCAATAATCTGATGAGTCATTAAGGGGTTCGGTGGATGAGGTACGATGCCAGCGCCAGTTGAACCCAGCCGATCACATTTCCTCGCTGCGTGTCTCGTAGGGAAGAGGAGCTTCCACGTTGCATATAAGGCAACATctacaattaacaaaacaaaacaataaaggcgTGCATACACCAATgtcacaacattttttttttccaatggcaACGTTAGAATTCTGACTCGATCTCACATTCCGTCACGTCGATCTCCGCAGGGTTCGGTGATTGATGCCACGGTGGCCAAGCCCGCGTGTGAGCAGAGGGCGCTGGACGACGATCCGCTGTCGACTGTGTCCGAGGACTGCCTGCACCTCAACATCTGGACGACGTCGCGAGAGTGCCTCTCTCCTCAGTGTGCCAACAAGAGCGTACTTGTCTTTCTCCACGACGGTTCTTTCCAGACAGGCGGCAACAGAGACCCGCTATACGACGGAAAGTACGCTCACGCTGTTGACGCATTATTTGGCAACGCGAAGGTTCGCGCTAGTTGGTACATTAGCCCTACAAATAGTATATTTAGCAAAACGCTGATGGAGAACTGGAGACCGATACCCAAGCACAGGCCTTTCGTGCTCCCCTCCATTGACTGCTTTGAAACCGCAAATGCACCCCTTAAGTGCGACTACTCACTTCATTATTCTGCGCAGGTGTTGTGTTATTCTAGAGTACGGCTAGAGGAGGCGGAACCTTGACAGAGAAGGCATGAAGTGTACGAGGACAAAGCTGAAACATAAACTGCAAATTTTAGTCAAAGAAAGCAGGACTTTATAAAGATGTGATCCGAGATCATATTTTGTAAAGATTCTTTTCACTTTACAATCTTTCTTTATACGACGTCATTGGTCCGCAAGACCCCACGTCCAATTCTTGCCGGGACAATTCTGCGGCAATGATGATCAGCAATAGCAGAAGGACAAGAATACTTACAAAATATTGCTTTAGGTAAACTTCTACGGCGATGCTGTGGGTGTGACTGGAAGCGCTGGATTTATGTACGCATTGAGAATCGCCAGGGGCGGTAGTTCGACGAGACTTTGTTCGAGTAAAGAAGCAGCCTAGTTCCTCGCTTGTAGTCTCTGATTTTTATAGAAGTTATTTGGGGCTTTCAGGAAATATAGTCAAAGTAACTTCGCTCGACTCTGCGAAGGCAGAATGCacaaagatttttttttgttcgtataCCTGTTTATCATGTACGCTGGCCACCTTCGCTAATCCTATGTGCAGCAGTATGATTGGTGGAgatctgctcttacgaacagtacAAGTGTAAGCACTGTCATTGTGAATACAGGACCAGGTGTGTACCAAGCCATGAGAGTCATCAGCAGCTGACGCAAACACATGGGGCGCAGCCGGCGTAATGTGCGAAAAGTAATGTATTTGCTTTCGCGGCCCTCCAGATGTGTCTTTTTGGGTACTCCTCGGAGTTTAAAAGTTTGTAGTCGCTAGGGCTGATTGACCATAGGCATGTCGACTTTCATAATATCGTGACTGCATTTTAATGTTATTAGCATTATTGGCGCATTTCAATCACTTTGTGTCTATCTAGCCTGATTAAACAATTCTTCAACTAATATATGTATTATGGCGGATCCTACGCATCTTGTTGGTATCTACGTACAATGAGGAGTTGTTCAATTGCATAAAGAGTGCCGGCAACCATGTTAGTTTATGCGTTATTGCAATGTCAGTGCAAGGCCATACCAAAAGCTGCCGCCCAAACCGCACCATCAACATTACAAGCTGTGCAAAGGCTGCCCCTTTGCATCTGCTCGAGTGCGCACGCTTGTGCCTCTCCAGAATTGTTAGAACATGGGGCTGCTGGGCTGGGGGACCGAGGTTCAATCCCACCACAGGGAGCGTAATTGAATGTTATTTTATGCTCGAGCTGCTCGggaagacagcagcagcacccagcagccgCAGTCAGGAAAGTCCGGGAGGGTTCGCAAAGACTCGCCGCTATAAAATCTGCCCCGATGATGggtggaatcgaacccgcgtcttTGCACGACTTCCTCAGCACAGGAGCCCGGTGGTTCAGCGCTGCGCCACGCATGGCTGCGAGCAGCGAAGCATGAATGGTTACCTGAA encodes:
- the LOC135898161 gene encoding acetylcholinesterase-1-like isoform X2, with the translated sequence MADVPDPFVLNREYSNDQRSPTLSRRPDKRQPAYTTKLDANADANADAKADAKAVVMATDISRDSSKSAGAHMRSAQAHSFWSMYYPLAARIKPTRYFTVTDLAGAVATILAAGVVILSLVMMTTDLPGDGVHQVLVSGPFGRVQGLSLKVLGHTDVYAFLGVPYAHPPLGELRFRRTFLEYDFGQGSVIDATVAKPACEQRALDDDPLSTVSEDCLHLNIWTTSRECLSPQCANKSVLVFLHDGSFQTGGNRDPLYDGKYLCGLGDVVVVVPNYRLGALGFLNNGSSAAPGNVGLYDQLLALEWTRHNIGRFGGNSSNLVLVGYGSGAAAAGYLLASQAAGAHEAGVVPRRVILMSGSPLTRYPDNTETAGRHVIEQAKRMRCLNSGEPDFKCMLEAGASLIVQTAAPPLFFPSFTGLIPFPPREMLQNEENRIAGIEILLGHMDSEMVHAVQTGVDSVTSSSNETVAAFELFRSLGLNISAVDAIIERYKKCRSTAGRRRRCYTGCSRTCW